The following nucleotide sequence is from Coleofasciculaceae cyanobacterium.
GATCGCGCCAGCTTCTGCATCCCAGGATTAGGATCGATGGTAGTAATTTTGTTTACCTCCTCGGGATAATGAGGTAAATTTAAGCCTGTACCAAAGCCAATCTCTAAGATCTCTCCCGATACATTTGCCAGCAGTTTTTGACGATATTCCCGCAGATTTGCGCCAGACATGGAAAAATCGATGCAGTAAGGAACAATTAAATTAGAATAAAAACCCATTGTTAAAACTTGTTAATAAATTGATTTAATTAGAATGCTGTAAATTTTTACCTGCAACTGACAACTGTTTTTAACTTAAAATAAATCTTGCCTGTGTTAGTAAATTACCTTCGGCTATGCAGTTTCAAGAAATCATTACCCAGCTCGGCAAGACAGCTAAATTAAATAGTCTGAGCCAAAATCAAAGTTTAAATCCTCAAATTGAGGGAGTTGCAGCCATAGACAAAGCAGACCGTAACTCATTAAGCTATGTAGAAGGAGGAAAGTTTGCCGCTGCGATCGCCACAACCCAAGCTGGTGCTTTAATATTACCTCCAGATGAAACTTTGCAAGCACAGGCTTTAGCTAGAGATATTGCTTGGATTGCTACCTCCAACCCCAGGCTGTTGTTTGCCAGTGTAATTAGCTTATTTTATCAACCCTTTAAACCCTCACCAAGTATCCATGCCAGCGCAATTATTCATTCTAATACTAGTTTAGGAAAAGATATTTATCTTGGTGCAAATGTAGTAATTCAGCAGGGTGTAACTATTGGCGATCGCGTGCAGATTCATCCTAATGTGGTAATTTATCCTGATGTTACTATCGGTAGCGATACTGTTCTTCATGCTAACTGTACGATCCACGAACGAACCCAAATTGGCTCTGAGTGCGTAATTCATAGTGGTGCTGCTATTGGCTCAGAAGGCTTTGGCTTTGTGCCGACGGCAACAGGCTGGTACAAAATGGAACAGTCTGGCTATACCGTCTTGGAAGATGGGGTAGAAGTTGGCTGTAATAGTGCCGTAGATCGCCCTGCGGTAGGAGAAACTAGAATTGGACGCAACACCAAACTAGATAACTTAGTCCAAATCGGCCATGGCTGTCAGATTGGACGCAACTGCGCTATGGCAGCTCAAGTAGGCTTAGCTGGAGGCGCAATAATTGGTAATGGGGTAATGTTGGGGGGACAAGTCGGGGTGGCGAATCAGGTAACGGTTGGCGATCGCGTAATTGCTACAGGACAAACTGGCATTACTGGCAACGTGGCATCAGGAGAGATGGTTTCGGGAATGCCTCATATCCCCAGCCAGCTATATCGTAAATTATTTGTGATCTATAAGCGATTACCCGAAATATATCAGATGTATAAAGAATTGAAGAAACAAAAATAGCACCATAATATGCTAAGTATTGCTAATTATTTTGTTCATAACGTAGGTGAGTGCGATACTCTTGAAAAATGCTATGAAGGTAAACGGGTTGTGTTGCAAAAACTTTGTTAAAACAGAGCTTTCCCATCCAACCAGCTCTCGTTAAGCCACCACTCCAAAAATTTAGATACACGAATCCTACTTGAGCCTGGATATCTACTTTGGCTACTCCCTGAATTTGACCTTTGCGGATCATGTTCATCACTTCATAACCTTTCAAAGTTCGTCGGACTGTATTGAATGAGCCAAACGCCATCCCTGGGTTGACCAGTCGTTTGATGAACCGGTGATCCTGTTCCACGATATTATTGAGGTACTTAACTCTTCGTAGTTCAGTAGTTTTAGCAAAAGTTTTGTTTTCCGTAAGTTCGTCAATCGCTAAGGGATAAGCCGCATTCTTATCCACATTTATCACCCGCGGCTCCTGGTTATGATCTGCCTTCAGAGCTTTAAAAAAGAAGCGTTTTGCTGCCGGCGCATCTCTTTTGGCGCTCAACATAAAGTCCAGAGTGTTACCCTCTGAATCCACTGCCCGATACAGATACTTCCATTCACCCTTAACTTTTATATAGGTTTCATCCACTCGCCATGAGTCATTGGTTGGTTTCAAGTGTGATCTGCATCGCTTATCCAGTTCTGAAGCATAAACCTGCACCCAGCGGTACACCGTCGAATGATCCATTGTGAGTCCCCTCTCGATCATCATCTCTTCTAGATTGCGGTACGAAAGCGGATATCGTAAGTACAACCGAACACACAGCAAGATGATTTGTGATTGAAAGTGACGCCACTTAAAGGGGTAGTTAGGGTTCATGAACGAGGTGGATTGGGCAAGCAACAGTAAGTACAATTGCTCTTTTACCAGACTTTCACTAGTTTTTGCAACACAACCCGATTAAACGTTTCATATTGGCTACGCCTATAAATTATTTTGTTAAGGGAGAAAAGGAGGAGGCTAAACAAAACTTCTCCCAGTCTCCCAGTGATGCGAAGCCCTAAAAGATTCGCTTCGCATCACGGTATCCTTTAGGACTCCTAGTCTTCTAGTTATTTCCTGGTAGCTGCTGTGGTTGTGCGGGCGGAATGCGATTACCCTCTGGGCGAAGGGGGACGCCTTCGCGAACCATAGTTGCTGTCATAGGTGTAAAACGACTGGGTTGAACGCAGGGGGCATTATCTAGTTCGTCTCTTAGCTTGCCTGCAAAAGTTTCAAACATATCCGATAAAGTTTGGCGATCGCTCAAGCATCCCTGTAACGCAGTCAGTTGTTCTAGCGTCCAGTTGTAAAGCTGAGTGTCTCCCTGTTCGATGCGTAAATATAGCTGAGTTTCAAACTGTCCCAAGCGAGAGTAGAAGTTGTTTACCTCTGCCTTAATAGTCTGCATATCCATAAAGAACTGTTGTTTCTTGATATCGGATAGGACAGTGGTTTTAATCGAGTCGGTGTAGTTTTGGTTTAACTCATTTTTAACGATAGAAGTGACATCATCGCGGAAGTTGAGGATTTTGTTTTCCAGTTTGACATCAATGCGATCGTCTACGTTATTTATGACGTTATTGACGACTACTTGGACGCTATTGTCAGTTTTGTTTTCTACTGCTGTATTAATACGTCTGTCGATGTCAGTTTGTAATTGATTGACCACCAGGTTTTTGATGTTCTGGGTTTGAACTTCTAGCTTGGAGTCAACCGTAGAATTAACCCGCTTCTCTAGATCTCCCTGTAACTTTTTAGTTACGGAGTTATCGATTTCTAAAGTTTGATCTGTTAGTTTGAGATTGACTACAGAATCGATCCGTTTGTCTACATCCGCCTGTAGCTGTTGAATTACCAGATTTTTAATATTCGGCGTTTGGTCGGCAACCTTAAGATTGACTACAGAATCGATCCGCTTATCCATATCTGCCTGTAGCTGTTTGATTACCTGGCTATTAATCTCTTGTGCCTGGTTTTCTACTTTGACATTAACGACTGTATTAATACGTTGATCGATGTCACTCTGTAACCGTTGGACGACGAGGTTATTGATTTCTTCGGCTTGGTTATCGACCTTGAGGTTAACTACTGTATTGATACGATTATCGATATCGCCCTGTATTTGTTCGACAACCTGGTTTTTGATTTGAGTAGAGCGATCGCTGATCTTTAAATTAACTACTGACTCTACACGCTTATCAATATCACTCTGTAGCTGTTGAATAACTTGGTTTTTAATTTCCGTAGAGCGATCTCTCAGTTTTAGATTTACTTGTTCTTCAACCATCGAAGTCATTCTGGTATCGATTAGTTCGTTCAACCGACTATCAAAATAACTAGACCAACCCTGAAAGTTTTGGTTAAAGCTGACTTCCATCTGTTGTGTGATGGACTTCATCATAAACTCTAACCGCGCTACTTGAATGGCTAAGTCTTTAGCCTGGGTTTGATAGCCTTTGAGAATCCACTTCTCTAAATTGTCCCAGTAATAAGCTTCTTTCTTCTCATCTTGTTCGTCAGTTACCGTAACCGAAGTCTCGATTTTGGCTGCCATTTGCTGCCACATCCGTTCCATTTCGGCTTCATCAAAGCGGAAGCTAAAGCTATTCCCGCTACCAACTTTTATCTGCTGAGATGTTTTACCACCGTTTCCACCATTGCCACCACTTGCGCTGGTAACTGTGGTTTGAGTGGTACTGCTTTTAGAAGTAGCAACGCCAACTTTCTCTGTACTTTGTCCACTACTGGATGCGCTGACACTCTCTCTCTCGGTACTTTTATTAGTTCCACCACTGGATGCAGTAACGTTAACCTTATCAGTACTGTTAGTTGTTCCAGCAGTAACCGTAACCTGCTGTTGATATTGCTTGGCTATCTCTTCTGCACTCACAGATTCAACTGCAACAATAATTTGTCCTTCGTTATCTTCTTTGTAGGTATCGAAGAACAAGCCCGATAAAGTAGTTTTAGTTTTTACTTCTAAAACAAACTCGTCTTTTAGACCGTTTAAAGAACACCAGGTTTCACTAGTTTCCACTCCTGAAAGCTGAGTGACAAACTTACCCGCCTTAATCTGGATTAATGCCCAAGGTTCTAGCTTGAATTTTTTCTCATCCGACCAATAGCTAGCATTGCCTTCTCGGATCTTGACCCGATAGTTACCAGGGGCGAGTTCGATAAAGTTTTGTGACCACTGTTTGAGAGTGGATAAATATTGTTCGTTGAGGATATAAGTATTGCTTTTACTGTTAACAGTTAGTTCTTGAGTTTGAGAATTATCGTTGTTTTTAACCGTCAATTTAACCGAACCGCTATGTTGGCGGTTATTTAGATTAAAAAATAAAGCACACAAAACAGCCTGTCCTTTTATTTCTAGCTGTAGCTTCTGATTGTATCCATTTAAAGTCGTCCAGGTAGCACCCGTTTCTACTCCCGTATTTTGGTTAACAAAGGTACTGCCTTCAGTGCCATAGATCCACAGTAAGACAAAAGGTTCTCCCTCTGATTCATTACTATAGCTGTAGCGTCCATCGGTAATCTGAATCTCAAAATTACCTCGATCTAACGTTAGCTTACTGGCAATATTTTCTTGCAGGGTATTCATCCCTTCAGGATCGATTACGTAACAGTTGTCTTTAGTATCGATAGTTAATAGCTGCATATTTTCCTCCACTGTTTGCTGAGATTGATTAGAATTAGTTTCTGAAACGGTTGCTGTCTTGGCTAGTACTGGTTGATATACGGTCATACCCGCCCAACGATTAGCAGGATTGGTTTTGGTGACTACCTTGCCTTTACCCGTCTTGATATCGATGCGAATTAGCTGCCCGTCTTTACCTAAATTAAAGAAGTTACCCGTTACGCCATAAAGAACATCATCGATAAATTCCATGCTGGCAAGATCGGGGAAATCAATATCACCAATAACTTGAACTTTGCCACTATCTAGATCGCAGGTAGCTAATTGTTTCTTATTGTCAGTACCGATTAAAGTAATATAGGCTTTACCAGAACTATTAAACGCAACTTCTCCACAACCCCGCTTGTCTTTACTTACCGTTACCGCAGGCTTACCTTTACCCGTTTTGAGATCGATCGCAATTAATTGTTTGGCAGCAGAAGCATATAAAGTATCGCGCTGGCTATTATACGCCAACCCTACCACATCAAAGCTAATATTCCCTACTGCGACTGCTTTTCCAGCGCGATCGATCTGTACCAACTCAGTTGTTTTGTTACCCCGACGTAATCCATATAGTTGCGAACCGACAAACGCTAGATCGTAAACCTCTGTAGTAATTGAACCTATTAAATCTGCTTTTCCTGTCTGAAGATCTAGGGTATAAAGCTGACTAGCTTTTCCAGCCACACAATCCTGAATATATACCGTACCAGATTCAAAATTCATGCTATCTGTTTTCATAGTACGACTGCCACAGATAACCTTTTCTAAAACAGCACCAAATCCTTCAAGGCAATCGCGATTTGTAAAAGCTTGTCCTCCCGTTTTGGTAGCTAGTCTGGCGTATTCTGAAGCAATACCCTGTCGATGTTTGCTCTTGGATGTTCCGAAATAAGTATGAACGATAACTCCTGCTGCTTGAGCTTTCGTAATAGCAGCATTTGCCGATTCAATATCCGTCCGTTCGGTTTTAGAACCTCCACCATCGAAGGCTTCGTCACCCAGATAGAATATGACTTTGCTGGCATTTTCTCGCCAGTTGAAGTGTTCGATTAAATCCTCGATCGCTCGCGCGCCATCTTCTTGCGCCCCTGCTGATTTTAACTCCCCCCGCTTTCTGCTTCTTAGGGAAGATTCACTAACCTTACATTCATTAGTTAAATAGTTCCTGACCGTTCG
It contains:
- the lpxD gene encoding UDP-3-O-(3-hydroxymyristoyl)glucosamine N-acyltransferase, encoding MQFQEIITQLGKTAKLNSLSQNQSLNPQIEGVAAIDKADRNSLSYVEGGKFAAAIATTQAGALILPPDETLQAQALARDIAWIATSNPRLLFASVISLFYQPFKPSPSIHASAIIHSNTSLGKDIYLGANVVIQQGVTIGDRVQIHPNVVIYPDVTIGSDTVLHANCTIHERTQIGSECVIHSGAAIGSEGFGFVPTATGWYKMEQSGYTVLEDGVEVGCNSAVDRPAVGETRIGRNTKLDNLVQIGHGCQIGRNCAMAAQVGLAGGAIIGNGVMLGGQVGVANQVTVGDRVIATGQTGITGNVASGEMVSGMPHIPSQLYRKLFVIYKRLPEIYQMYKELKKQK